The Faecalibacterium sp. I3-3-89 sequence GGTTCGCACAATGTATGTGCGACTGAGCAGCTGATTGCAGACAGATTTGAATTGTTCCAGTTCTTTTGCCGTTGCATTGGTAATAAAATCAAAATTCACGGCTTCTTCTCCTTCCTCCGGATCTGCATTTGCGGGATCGAATAGCCATTTTTGCAAAAAATGCCATCGAGTTCCTGGACCACATAACCGGCAGATGCATCCTTGCTTCCAAGGATTGCCAGCAAACTCATGATATAATCCTTGTCCTCTTCAAGCGAGAACTCCTCCGAGCAACGAATGTCAGCGTCTCCCAGCCATTCCTGCACGTAAGCATTTACTGCTGCTCGGCCATATTTCGATTGCAGTAACTGTGCCGCTCTGACCTGTTCTTCCGTATTCGGTGCCTGATCATCTTGTATCAGCACCGACGCGGTTTTTGTCCGTTTTTCGGGGCGCTTACGGTACCACAGACTTTTTTCTGACAAAAAAGACTGCTCATACAATTGAAATGCCGGTTGTATCTGGTCCACCAGCTCAGACGCCCTGCGGTTTCTGGACAGTGCCGTCAGCAAAACATTCAAATTGCCGCGCACGCTTTGATCTCGGTTCGTCAGATTCTCGATTTTCTGTGTTGCTGCCCTGGTATAGCGCCGGACCTGCGTATCAATTTCTTCAAGATAGTCCTTCTCTAAATTGTCATAGCGTTCTTCGATCCAGAAAATTTTCCTCAGCAGATCGGCACGGCAGTCTTCCAATGTCTTGCCCCGCTTATCGCGCAATGCTTCATTTGCCATCGCAATCAGCAAGGTATCATCCTCTTCCCAGCGCCTAAGCACAGACTGAATGGGCACACGATACTTCGGCACTGAATCTTTGATTTTCAGCGGACGGATATATGCCTCCACAACCTTTTGTCCGAAGTCGTTAAAGTGTGCAGCTAGTACCTGGTTGACATCCTGCATATCGATCTGCGTCTGAAAATAATGCTTCACATTATGATAGACCATTTGCAACAAGCTAATCAGCGCCGTTGTGTTATCGTAGGCACTATAGAGAGCCGTCATTTTATCGTAAGCATTGTTGCTGTCGTCGGCGGTCTTTAAGACTGAGAAAGTTCCGAACACATAGGAATATCCACGAGCCGGGCTATCATCGCAGAGTTGGTGGAATAATTCCAGCAAACGGCTGCTGTAATTAGGAATCGTGATATACTCTTCAAAGTCGTCCCCGCGTTCTTTCTCAAACCACCCCTTACTACACAGCTTGCGGATCAAAAAACGAGCGCGGCCAGAGATATCCCTCAGTTCCTCTTCGTCAATGTCTTCATCTTCAAACGTAGCATCCGCCAGTTCCTGCTCCAGCCTGCCGCGCAGCATGGAATACAAGACATCTTCCCGTATTTTCAGGTTTTCTTGGTATGCTGCGTACAGTACGTCCAGTGCATCCGCATATAAAATACGGTTGGGCGAAGCCAGCGGCGAGAAAAGTTCGCTTGGAACCGCTTCAAAAAACTTCATAGGCCTACCACCTTATTCGACTAATATACGCTTTCTTTTCTATTATTGTAACCTCTTTCCTCTTACAAAACAAGATGCAAAAAGCTCTTGGCCTCCATTACAGAAGCCAAGAGCTTTTTTCTTCTTTGTCCTATCAGATTTTATTTCCGGGGAGACTTAATCGCAGCCTGAGCGGGTGCCAAAATTACAGAGCGTTCGCACGTACTCACATCTGGTACAGTGCCACCATCAGCGGCATCGTGACGATACACAGCAGGGTCGTTACCACATTGATAGCGCTGGCGTAGTCTGCATCTTTGCCGTACACCTGCGCCATCTGGGTCAGTGTGGACGCGGACGGCGTGCAGATGGCAAGCAGTGTAACCAGCAGTATTGTTCTGCCCTCCGGCACTAGTGCTGCAAGGCTGCTGTATTTCAACAGTACGATTCCTATCAGCGGGATGCCCACCAGACGCAGCAGTGTGATCCACCATAGTCTGTGATAACTCATCAGTTTTTTCAGGTCCATTTCTGCGATCAGCATACCGAGTATCAGCATTCCCATTGGACCAACCATACTGCTGATCGAATCCACCGCATCCTGCACAGGTGCAGGCAACTGGATCTGCAGCAGAAACAGCAGCACCCCAGCAAAAATGGCGATCATGTTGATATTGGTCAGAATCTTTTTCAGGTCGATTCCTTTTTCTCCGCAGAGCTTCATTTTAGCATGGCTCCACAGCAGAAAAAGCTGCACCGAAAGAAATGCGCTGGTGTAAATGACCCATTCCTTGCCCAGAATGGCCGTCACAATGGGAATAATAAGGTTTCCTGCATTGGAATAGATCAGCGAGGTTTCCTCTACACCATCCAGTTTCAGCACCTTGCCCAGAAAGCCGACCACCACGATCAGCACCAGATGCAGCAGCACTGCCGTAGCCAGTGCCAGCAGCAGACCGTTCAGAATCTCGGGCTGATACTTCACCTGAAACGACGAGATGATCACACATGGCATGACCAGATACAGTGAAATCATGGAGAGCACCTTGCTGTCCCGACTGCGGACGATGCCGCAGCGCACCAGCACAATGCCCAAAGCCATGACCAAAAACAGCGAAAGGATCTTTTTTGCCAGAATCAAACTTATCATATCGATATTCCTTTGCGGCAGCTGTTGTACGTGCTGCACCCTCACACAAAAAAATCAAGTGCAGTATTTTTCTTGTTGTTTTGAAAAATACTGCACCGATCTTTTTTATTTGATTAGTCCTCGGCGGGAAGTTCCAGATCCTGTCCGTTGGAGGCGATCACCTTTTTGTAATACTCGAAGGAATCTTTCTTCCGACGCTGCAGGGTTCCGTTTCCCTGATTATCCTTATCCACATAGATAAAGCCATACCGTTTTTCCATCTCGCCAGTGCCGGCACTCACGATATCGATGGGCCCCCACCAAGTGTAGCCGAAGATATCACAGCCGTCAGCCACAGCCTGCTGCAAAGCTTCGATGTGCTTTTTGAGGTACTCCATGCGGGCAGTATCGCGGATGCGGCCATCCGAGTCAATGGTGTCTGCCGTACCAAGGCCGTTTTCAGCAATGAACATGGGCTTCTGGTAGCGGTCATACAGTTCGTTGCAGACGAATCGCAGACCCACCGGGTCGATTGGCCAGCCCCACTTGGATTTTTCCAGATAGGGATTGTCCGCACCTACGTGACCGCCCGTATTGGAGCGGATCTTCATGCCGGCAATGTGGGTAGAGGTCATGTAGTAACTGAAAGCCAGATAGTCGTTGG is a genomic window containing:
- a CDS encoding Wadjet anti-phage system protein JetA family protein translates to MKFFEAVPSELFSPLASPNRILYADALDVLYAAYQENLKIREDVLYSMLRGRLEQELADATFEDEDIDEEELRDISGRARFLIRKLCSKGWFEKERGDDFEEYITIPNYSSRLLELFHQLCDDSPARGYSYVFGTFSVLKTADDSNNAYDKMTALYSAYDNTTALISLLQMVYHNVKHYFQTQIDMQDVNQVLAAHFNDFGQKVVEAYIRPLKIKDSVPKYRVPIQSVLRRWEEDDTLLIAMANEALRDKRGKTLEDCRADLLRKIFWIEERYDNLEKDYLEEIDTQVRRYTRAATQKIENLTNRDQSVRGNLNVLLTALSRNRRASELVDQIQPAFQLYEQSFLSEKSLWYRKRPEKRTKTASVLIQDDQAPNTEEQVRAAQLLQSKYGRAAVNAYVQEWLGDADIRCSEEFSLEEDKDYIMSLLAILGSKDASAGYVVQELDGIFCKNGYSIPQMQIRRKEKKP
- a CDS encoding AEC family transporter, yielding MISLILAKKILSLFLVMALGIVLVRCGIVRSRDSKVLSMISLYLVMPCVIISSFQVKYQPEILNGLLLALATAVLLHLVLIVVVGFLGKVLKLDGVEETSLIYSNAGNLIIPIVTAILGKEWVIYTSAFLSVQLFLLWSHAKMKLCGEKGIDLKKILTNINMIAIFAGVLLFLLQIQLPAPVQDAVDSISSMVGPMGMLILGMLIAEMDLKKLMSYHRLWWITLLRLVGIPLIGIVLLKYSSLAALVPEGRTILLVTLLAICTPSASTLTQMAQVYGKDADYASAINVVTTLLCIVTMPLMVALYQM